One window of the Colletotrichum destructivum chromosome 4, complete sequence genome contains the following:
- a CDS encoding Putative F-box domain, WD40/YVTN repeat-like-containing domain superfamily, with product MSSMAAFTSQDPDEGYSEDPLNPSSSSLHYVSSAARPPADLPAWLSRHLPGLSVSAKTELAMAILDNLPTTAVVDIVQRLHPRLYIDFVHYLPPEVCLKILGYLDPVSLINLAMACRAWHELALDRKLWEKLYHMEGWKALYSEIHRWEDKVNEGLNQSASSLHRVRSSEDGHTYKKRTISEDDDLEMTDAGAALPREEPANSSANTVMGSSIFGSPASATPQPGDMDVDRSAPASNSRSRERSFGFDSMGKGKGKAALVKEESLPPMVPDDARGGLARSTLWSWDAPSSRYKLNWKYIYTMRRRLEQNWELGKCSHFQLPHPDHLDEGHQECIYSLQYDSDYIVSGSRDKTIRIWSMHTRRLQMKPLEGHTGSVLCLQFDSDPEEDLVVSGSSDSDVILWRFSTGKIIQRLKNAHSESVLNVKFDKRILVTCSKDKTIKIFNRRPLRYGEPGYGDVDVVFSAPTRLRNYSYGNPMDDLPLKPPYTMIGVLEGHGAAVNAVQICKNEVVSASGDRNIKVWDWTKQVCIRTVVGHGKGIACVQYDGRRIVSGSSDNEVKVFDRASGLEVASLRAHTSLVRTVQAGFGDLPFSADEDKAEAKRVDETYFKAIEAGVIAPFTEYSRSRRGQPRNAGSSRPEDITAYGAALPPGGGGGKYARIVSGSYDQSVIIWRRDKEGVWKDMQHLRPEEAAAAAQAQARADSQAAAEALLAAAGQGALSHMVASHAARGLSTGSSRAATLALAAQDPAQVFMQLVDTVVPQGPTQLRQTLHNYPTMAMAHRAHIQAAIGREPNSRIRDELRNALHAALLEAQVILAGGHGPAREQPTIVPPSLPPLGPATAGPATAGSAGASTSGTRMDMPPSRQLTTAVSAGSVHARRPDVRSQLGPAAGTTAGTAGNTSPPAAPQVQGHLHIQGQGQPTQQGQGQGQVPTQPGAPVQTQATPVPVQGAQHAVPGAAHHPHMANGDNGPARVFKLQYDARRIICCSQTNTIVGWDFCNNDPELEEVARFFGTVE from the exons ATGTCCAGCATGGCCGCCTTCACTTCCCAAGACCCTGATGAGGGCTATTCCGAAGACCCCCTCAAccccagctccagcagccTTCACTATGTCTCAAGCGcagcccgcccgcctgccGACTTGCCTGCCTGGCTGTCGAGACACCTGCCCGGCCTCTCCGTTTCTGCCAAGACCG AgctcgccatggccatcctcgacaaCCTGCCCACAACGGCCGTCGTGGACATCGTCCAGCGCCTGCACCCTCGTCTCTACATCGACTTCGTCCACTATCTGCCCCCGGAGGTCTGCTTGAAGATCCTCGGCTACCTCGACCCCGTGTCCCTCATCAACCTCGCCATGGCCTGCCGCGCCTGGCACGAACTGGCCCTCGACCGCAAGCTGTGGGAGAAGCTATACCACATGGAGGGCTGGAAGGCCCTGTACTCCGAGATCCACCGCTGGGAGGACAAAGTCAACGAGGGCTTGAATCAATCCGCCAGCTCCCTCCACAGGGTCCGATCCTCCGAGGACGGCCACACCTACAAGAAGCGCACCATatccgaggacgacgacctcgaaaTGACGGACGCCGGAGCCGCCCTACCCCGGGAAGAACCCGCAAACAGCTCCGCCAACACCGTCATGGGCAGCAGCATTTTTGGGAGCCCCGCCTCGGCGACTCCTCAGCCCGGAGACATGGACGTCGACCGCTCCGCCCCGGCCTCCAACAGCCGGAGCCGAGAGAGAAGCTTCGGCTTCGATTCCATGGGCAAGGGTAAGGGCAAGGCGGCGCTTGTCAAGGAGGAATCCCTGCCGCCCATggtccccgacgacgcccgcggAGGCCTTGCCCGCTCGACCCTCTGGTCCTGGGACGCACCCAGCTCGAGATACAAGCTCAACTGGAAGTACATCTACACgatgcgccgccgcctggagCAGAACTGGGAGCTCGGCAAGTGCTCCCATTTCCAGCTGCCCCATCCCGaccacctcgacgagggccacCAGGAGTGCATCTACAGCTTGCAGTACGACAGCGATTACATCGTCAGCGGCAGCCGAGACAAGACGATCCGCATCTGGAGCATGCATACCCGTCGCTTGCAGATGAAGCCGCTCGAGGGGCACACCGGATCCGTCCTGTGCCTGCAGTTCGATTCGGACCCGGAGGAAGACCTCGTCGTCTCTGGCAGCAGCGACTCGGACGTCATTCTCTGGCGTTTCTCGACGGGCAAGATCATCCAGCGCCTCAAGAACGCGCACTCCGAGTCCGTCCTCAACGTCAAGTTTGACAAGAGGATCCTCGTCACCTGCTCCAAGGACAAGACCATTAAGATCTTCAACCGCCGACCCCTACGCTACGGTGAACCTGGAtacggcgacgtcgacgttgtcTTCTCCGCCCCGACCCGCCTCCGGAACTACAGCTACGGAAACCCCATGGACGATTTGCCCCTCAAACCCCCTTACACCATGATTGGCGTGCTCGAGGGCCACGGCGCGGCCGTCAATGCCGTCCAGATCTGCAAGAACGAGGTCGTCTCGGCCAGCGGCGACAGAAACATCAAGGTCTGGGACTGGACTAAGCAGGTGTGCATTAggaccgtcgtcggccacggcaAGGGCATCGCCTGCGTGCAGTACGATGGTCGGAGGATTGTTAGTGGCAGCAGCGACAACGAAGTCAAGGTATTTGACCGCGCCAGCGGTCTCGAGGTGGCCAGCCTGCGGGCGCATACCAGCCTCGTCCGGACCGTCCAAGCAGGTTTCGGCGACCTCCCATTTAGCGCTGACGAGGATaaggccgaggcgaagcGGGTCGACGAGACGTACTTCAAGGCGATAGAAGCCGGCGTCATCGCTCCCTTTACCGAATACAgccggagccgccgaggccaaccTCGCAACGCGGGCAGTAGCAGACCGGAGGATATTACCGCGTATGGCGCCGCTCTGCccccgggcggcggcggcggcaagtATGCTCGCATCGTTTCCGGCTCGTACGACCAGAGCGTCATCATCTGGCGTCGTGACAAGGAGGGCGTGTGGAAGGACATGCAACACTTGCGACCCGAGgaagccgccgcagcagcccaggCGCAGGCGCGCGCGGACTCGCAAGCAGCTGCCGAGGCGTTGCTTGCAGCCGCCGGCCAAGGCGCGTTGTCGCACATGGTGGCCTCGCACGCTGCTCGGGGACTTTCCACCGGGTCTTCTAGAGCGGCAACACTTGCTCTCGCCGCACAAGACCCTGCCCAAGTTTTCATGCAACTCGTCGACACCGTCGTGCCCCAGGGGCCGACCCAGCTTCGCCAGACCCTGCACAACTACCCAACCATGGCCATGGCACACAGGGCGCACATTcaggccgccatcggccGAGAACCGAACTCGCGTATTCGGGACGAACTCCGCAATGCGCTTCATGCGGCCTTGTTAGAGGCGCAAGTCATCCTAGCTGGCGGGCATGGGCCCGCTCGCGAACAGCCGACCATCGTCCCGCCTTCGTTACCACCGCTTGGTCCGGCTACAGCCGGTCCTGCTACGGCTGGGTCGGCGGGAGCTTCTACTAGTGGCACCCGTATGGATATGCCACCCAGTAGACAATTGACCACGGCCGTTAGTGCCGGAAGTGTTCACGCTCGCCGACCTGATGTACGCAGTCAACTGGGTCCTGCCGCCGGCACTACCGCCGGCACCGCTGGCAATACCTCGCCGCCTGCGGCGCCCCAGGTACAGGGACACCTGCATATTCAAGGCCAGGGCCAACCGACACAGCAgggacaaggacaagggcaGGTGCCGACACAACCAGGAGCGCCCGTACAGACGCAGGcgacgccggtgccggtaCAGGGAGCGCAGCACGCGGTGCCCGGCGCGGCGCACCACCCGCACATGGCCAACGGCGACAATGGCCCGGCACGGGTGTTCAAGTTGCAATACGACGCCCGCAGGATTATTTGTTGTAGTCAAACAAATACCATTGTGGGCTGGGACTTTTGCAACAACGACCCGGAACTGGAGGAGGTTGCGCGGTTCTTTGGCACAGTGGAGTAG
- a CDS encoding Putative Snf7 family protein: MNRLFGAAPKGPKPTLNSAITNIDDRISSIDVKLSALTAELNTYQQKLAKMRDGPGKNAIKQKALKVLQRRKMYEAQRDQLQSQVWNMEQAQTMQDNLKNTMATVDALQTTNKELKRQYGKVDIDKIERLQDEMADLMDIGNDIQESLSRSYDIPEDVDEAELDAELEALGMEAELEPEMGAGLPSFMQEELPEFVDEEPKEGTKVKQAAG; the protein is encoded by the coding sequence ATGAACCgcctcttcggcgccgcccccaaGGGGCCGAAGCCGACCCTCAACTCGGCCATCACAAACATCGACGACCGCATCTCCTCCATCGACGTCAAGCTCTCGGCCCTCACCGCCGAGCTCAACACCTACCAGCAGAAGCTCGCCAAGATGCGCGACGGCCCCGGCAAGAACGCCATCAAGCAGAAGGCCCTCAAGGTCCTCCAGCGCCGCAAGATGTACGAGGCGCAGCGCGACCAGCTCCAGTCCCAGGTCTGGAACATGGAGCAGGCCCAGACCATGCAGGACAACCTCAAGAACACCATGGccaccgtcgacgccctgcagACCACCAACAAGGAGCTCAAGCGCCAGTacggcaaggtcgacatCGACAAGATCGAGCGCCTGCAGGACGAGATGGCCGACCTCATGGACATCGGCAACGACATCCAGGAGAGCCTGTCGCGCTCCTACGACATCCCCGAGGacgttgacgaggccgagctcgacgccgagctcgaggccctcggtatggaggccgagctcgagccCGAGATGGGCGCCGGCCTGCCGAGCTTCATGCAGGAGGAGCTGCCCgagttcgtcgacgaggagcccAAGGAGGGCACCAAGGTCAAGCAGGCTGCTGGTTAA
- a CDS encoding Putative concanavalin A-like lectin/glucanase domain superfamily gives MRSFTPLLALAASTMAAAAETLLYSNPLNSTSDVATWVAEGPLNFTAVDSSIELAGAGAEADYFVWWVPEVFPDGIRITWEFSPRAEPGLAMFFFGAASAADDGKGSIFDPSLKPRNGSYPQYHSSDIRTLHASYFRRRWPEERAFHVANLRKSPGFHLVAQGGDPLPPVPDAAGAFYKIEVVKDKREVSFSINGLPIFEFYDDKSTGPVIRDGRIGFRQMQPLVARYRNLQVWKL, from the coding sequence ATGCGATCTTTCACCcctctcctcgccctcgcggcctcgacaaTGGCAGCCGCAGCAGAGACGCTCCTCTACAGCAACCCCCTCAACTCGACCTCGGACGTCGCCACTTGGGTCGCCGAGGGGCCTCTCAACTTCACCGCCGTGGACTCCTCCATCGAGCTCGCgggagccggcgccgaggccgactaCTTTGTCTGGTGGGTGCCCGAGGTCTTCCCCGACGGCATCCGCATCACCTGGGAGTTCTCCCCGCGTGCCGAGCCGGGCCTCGCCAtgttcttcttcggcgccgcctccgccgccgacgacggcaagggcTCCATCTTCGACCCGTCCCTGAAGCCGCGCAACGGCAGCTACCCGCAGTACCACTCCTCCGACATCCGCACGCTGCACGCGTCCTacttccgccgccgctggcccGAGGAGCGCGCCTTCCACGTCGCCAACCTGCGCAAGTCTCCCGGTTtccacctcgtcgcccagggcggcgacccgctgccgcccgtcCCGGACGCGGCGGGCGCCTTCTACAAgatcgaggtcgtcaaggacaagcGCGAGGTCAGCTTCTCCATCAACGGCCTGCCCATCTTTGAGTTTTACGACGACAAGTCGACGGGCCCCGTCATCCGGGACGGCCGGATCGGGTTCAGACAGATGCAGCCGCTCGTTGCGCGGTACCGCAACCTGCAGGTGTGGAAGTTGTAG
- a CDS encoding Putative chloroperoxidase, whose product MKQFIVIVALVVGLASADPLLAKAHMSNPHIRRGSLDAWAPAGPNDFRGPCPMMNTLANHGFLPHDGRNLTQENVVKGLREGLNFNESLGELMFKMAIPVNPEPNATFFTLDQLNVHNVLEHDASLSRTDAFFGSNHIFNQTIFDESRAYWTKDILDADQLANSKIARQINSKAFNPNYTFTATVENFSLGEVAAPIIAFGNMTAGTVNKTLVEYFFLNERLPAELGWVKKENAITQEDILGVVGLISKATSLITGGEEEAPHARTIRDLHSGFSLLAQRGD is encoded by the exons ATGAAGcagttcatcgtcatcgtaGCTTTGGTCGTTGGCCTGGCGTCGGCCGACCCCCTTTTGGCGAAAGCCCACATGTCCAACCCTCACATCAGAAGAGGCTCCCTTGATGCATGGGCCCCCGCCGGACCCAACGACT TCCGAGGCCCCTGCCCTATGATGAACACTTTGGCAAACCACGGCTTCCTTCCCCACGACGGACGGAACCTGACACAGGAGAATGTGGTGAAGGGATTACGAGAGGGGCTCAACTTTAACGAATCTCTGGGGGAGCTGATGTTCAAGATGGCGATTCCTGTTAACCCGGAGCCGAACGCCACATTCTTCACCTT GGATCAACTCAACGTTCACAACGTTTTGGAGCACGATGCGAGCTTGAG TCGCACGGATGCTTTCTTCGGGAGCAACCACATCTTCAACCAGACCATCTTTGACGAGAGCAGAGCCTACTGGACCAAGGACATCCTCGACGCGGACCAGCTGGCCAACAGCAAGATTGCCCGCCAGATCAACTCCAAGGCTTTCAACCCGAATTACACCTTCACCGCGACTGTCGAGAACTTCAGCCTGGGTGAGGTTGCCGCCCCGATCATTGCCTTTGGCAACATGaccgccggcaccgtcaacAAGACCCTGGTCGAGTACTTTTTCT TGAACGAGCGCCTTCCTGCTGAGTTGGGCTGggtcaagaaggagaacgcCATCACCCAAGAGGATAtccttggcgtcgttggTTTGATAAGCAAGGCGACTAGTCTTATtaccggcggcgaggaggaggcgccgcACGCTCGCACGATCCGAGACTTGCACTCTGGCTTCAGTCTTTTGGCTCAGCGGGGGGACTGA